The following is a genomic window from Hymenobacter chitinivorans DSM 11115.
TCTTAAAGCCAACCTGGAGTCGGCCTACTACTTCCACAACGAGCCCACCCGGGACCCGGGCACGGTGCACCTGAAGCTGAGCGAGCATGTCTCGTTCCTGAACAAGGCCAGCATCGTGACCACCTTCGAGCGGCTCGCCCCCGGTTCGCACGTCATCCTCGACGGCTCCGACTCCGAGGTTATCGACTACGACGTGCTGGAGGCCATTGAAAACTTCCGCGTGACGGCTGCCGAGCGCAACATTAACCTCGAACTGCGCGGTATTCCCCAGGTGGAAGTGCTAGGTCACTAACTTTGCCGCTCCACCATTTCAACCTTCCGCCAATTCCCGTTCCCATGAAAGCTACCCCCGATTCGTCCTCTTCGATGGAAGAGATTCTGAAAAACAACCGCAAGTGGGTTGACGAAAAGAAAGCCGCCGACCCCGAGTACTTCCACAAGCTGGCCAAGGGCCAAAAGCCCCGCTACCTGTTCATCGGCTGCTCCGACTCGCGGGTGCCGGCCAGCGCCATTACCGGCACCGGCCCCGGCGAAATGTTCGTGCACCGCAACATTGCCAACCTGGTAGTGCACTCCGATATGAACCTGCTGGCCGTGCTGCAATACGCCGTGGAGGTGCTCGAAGTCAAAGACATTCTGGTCGTGGGGCACTACGGCTGCGGGGGCGTGGCCGCCGCGGCCTCCAACAAGCAGCTGGGCCTGATTGACAACTGGCTGACCCACATCAAAGACGTGGTGCGCCTGAATGAAACCGAGTTTTTGCGCATCGCCGACAAGGAGCAGCAGCTGCGCCGCCTCGTGGAGCTCAACGTCATTGAGCAGGTGCGCAACCTGGCCACGACCAACATCATTCAGAATGCCCTGGGCCGGCCCAACCCGCCCCGCCTGCACGGCCTGGTGTACGACATTCACGACGGTTTGCTCCACGACCTGAACGTGGAAACCGATATCATCAACGAGTTCAAGCACATCTACGGCGTGGAGGCCATTGAGCTGGCCGAGGAAGCAGTAGAAGATATTCAGGCCGGCAAGCAGCAGCCCGCCCCGACCGAGCCCAAGCCCAACGGCAAGGCCCGCAAGGAAGAAGAAGAGCAGGCGCGCAAGGCCTAATTAAGGTAGTTTATAGTATTCTGGCAGCCTGGCTGTCCGGTGCTAGTCTATGTGTGGTTGAAAAGGCCGTAGCCCTTGGCTACGGTCTTTTTTATTGCCCCACGGGTGCCAACAATATGCTCCTTGCTACTTGGGCAACCGGGGCGGCAGTGGGGCCACGGCCGTCCCGCGCCGGGTCACGCCGTATTGGTTGAGCTCGGCCTCAATCCGCTGATTCCAGCTTTCCTGGGCCGCTTCGTTGAGGCCGTGCTGGGTTTCGGCGTCGTACTGCTCCTGCACGCGGTTCATTTCCTGGAAGGCCATCAGGTACTCGTACTGCAGAATACTGTCGTAGTCCTTGAGCGTCATGCGGGTGGGGGTGAGGCGGCGCTTAAACCGCTCGGCCACCAGCTTCACTAGGTCGAAATGGCGCTGCTCGTGGTTGAGGTCGTAGGCCCCGCGCGCCGCCGCCGACACCCAGGACGAGCTGCGCACCACGAACACCTTCAGGCGCATATCCAGCTGCAAAACCCCATTCACCACCCGGGGCTGACCGGCGTAGGCAAAGCTCGGAAACACGGCCGCCGCGTGCGGGCCCGGCCGCGGAGCCGCCGTAAAATCGGCCCAGGTCAGGGGCCGGGCGGGGTCGTAGAACACGGTGTCGGGCTCGGTTTGGTCGTGGTAGTCCCTGAAGCGCAGGCGCAGGTCGGTGGCCAGCTTCAGGCTGGTCGGGGCCTGGCTTACCACCCAGGCGTGCAGGTAGCGGAGCCCTTCGGTGAGGCCCTGGCGCAGGGCGGGTTCCGCCACCGCCGTTTGCCACAACGCCCGACGGTAGCGGGCCGCACCCCGGTACTCGGTCAGGGCCACGGTTTCGCCCTCGCGCTGCCAATCCAGCACCAAGTGCAACGCCAGGGTACCATCGGCGTACTTGGGCTGCCCGGGCGTCAGGGTTTCGGTGAGCCGGCACTCCTTGATGCGCAGCGTGAGGGGCCGCCGCCCGGTACCGCGGGGCAGACTTTGGCCCACAAACTGCCGCAGCGCGGCCAGCGTCCCGCCCTGCAAGTCGAGCTGCCGCAGCGCGGGCGGCTGGTTGGGCTGGGCCGGGGGGAGCAGCAGACTGGCTACGGCCGGGCGGCCGGCGCGCTCATCGACCACCCGGGCAATGTAGTAGTCCGCGCTGGCCAATTTGGTGTCGGGAGCTTTGAGGACCAGGCTGGTAAGTGTCGGCTGGGTTTGGGCAACTGCCGAAATCATGGCCCAGTAGGTCAGTAGCGCCGCAAAAAATAACCCAACACGCAAGAAACGGGGCCGGGCAGGCCGGATAAAGGGCATAGCAATAACGAAGCAGGCGGGAAGAAACGGTGAATAAGGGCCGGCCCCGAAGTAGCATTTCGCCGCCGGCATACAGTAGACACCAGCCAGCCGCAAATAGTGCGGCCCCGAGCCTTACCGGCCTATTTCCGGCCCAATCCCCGCAGAATTGGGAAGCGGGCCTGCACCAGCATGTAGGCTCCGAAGGCTACCAGCCCCAGGGCCACCAC
Proteins encoded in this region:
- a CDS encoding carbonic anhydrase — its product is MKATPDSSSSMEEILKNNRKWVDEKKAADPEYFHKLAKGQKPRYLFIGCSDSRVPASAITGTGPGEMFVHRNIANLVVHSDMNLLAVLQYAVEVLEVKDILVVGHYGCGGVAAAASNKQLGLIDNWLTHIKDVVRLNETEFLRIADKEQQLRRLVELNVIEQVRNLATTNIIQNALGRPNPPRLHGLVYDIHDGLLHDLNVETDIINEFKHIYGVEAIELAEEAVEDIQAGKQQPAPTEPKPNGKARKEEEEQARKA